The following coding sequences lie in one Prionailurus viverrinus isolate Anna chromosome X, UM_Priviv_1.0, whole genome shotgun sequence genomic window:
- the LOC125157671 gene encoding LOW QUALITY PROTEIN: 60S ribosomal protein L37a-like (The sequence of the model RefSeq protein was modified relative to this genomic sequence to represent the inferred CDS: inserted 1 base in 1 codon; substituted 1 base at 1 genomic stop codon) yields MVKCTKKIRIISKYGTYYDAFLRKMMKKIEISQYANYTCIFWGKTKMKRXAVGTXHCSSCMKTIAGGTWTYNTTSAVIVIGRMKELKDQ; encoded by the exons ATGGTTAAGTGCACCAAGAAGATCAGAATCATCAGTAAATACGGGACGTATTATGATGCTTTCCTCAGAAAAATGATGAAGAAGATTGAAATAAGCCAGTATGCCAACTACACTTGCATCTTCTGGGGCAAAACCAAGATGAAACGATGAGCTGTGGGGA AGCATTGTAGTTCCTGCATGAAAACCATAGCCGGTGGTACCTGGACCTACAATACCACTTCTGCTGTCATAGTCATTGGAAGAATGAAGGAGTTGAAAGACCAGTAG